The DNA window GTGCACTCGgttcttcttccttctcgtcgcccgcgccagtCTCAGTTGCTCATCgtccgccatgccgccaGTAGTCCAATTCAAACTCAATCCTCGACGAGGCATGTCTCTTGCTAGCAGAGCACAGGTTGGCAAATCAATGGACAATTGCGCTGTTCTGCTGAAAAGCAAGCaaagccgccgcgccgcccaagagagaaaaaaaaggagaGAAGCCAGGCGTTTATAGGACCCCAAATCAAACTCGACGACTGCCTCCGGGGAACCTAGCAAAGACCCTGGTTCTTTGGCGGCATTGCTTTTGGCAGCCTCGAACGGATCGTCCacgagcggcgtcggcaatTTTCGCACCCTCTATTTGTTTCCTTTTGGTTCATTTTTTTTCCTTGCTTGTCCTTTCTTTGTGGGCAATTTTGGGTGATCGTCCCAGGAAACACCCCGCCTTGATCCCTGAGACACATGAGATGACGCCTCGATAGCCCCTGCTTGTGGTGCACGGGCGCGTGTCATCCCGGTTACCGAGGCTGGGCCACATCAATCCACCGCATTCTGGGTGCCGCATCTGGGGCGAGCGCGTTGATTCCACCGCTCACTCGCTTGGACAGTATGTACGTTggtccgccgtcgcgctgcgccCCTCCCGCGAATGATCCGTGGCACCATGATGAGCATACCTAATGGTGGACTTCGCACATACTTTTGCTGCATGCACGATATTCTCTGTCTGCTGCGCGTTGGCCGCCCCGGTGGTGCAGCCACTTGGGCATCGACGTCCAAACAGAGTAGTACACCGCTTCGCACGCGTTGGTCCATGTCTCGTGACGCGCTGCCAGCTCGACTTCGATTTGATGCCGTGGGCCAGCTCGCATGCGCTTCCgcgtagtaacttagtagaTGCTGCTGTACGACGCCGCTCGTGTTCTGCTCCAGTCCCGCATGCATGTTACGAGGTAcagtacgttagtacttaGTATTGTGGTTCTTCTTTCGGCAGCGACGCACTTGCGCAGCAACCCATGCTGCTCGACACGCTTCGTACTCGGCAAGATGTGGTGCGTGCTTGAATGCCACTCATAGTTGTCATGCGCGTCCCGGGCTGGTtgtgcgcgacgaggggaTCTATCGCATCTCACGTCCAGCTGAGCCTCACTCCGCCCAGCTGGACATGACTACGAAGTACCGAGGGACATGATGCATGGGAGGTCGCCGCTGCAGGTAATATCAATGTCCCGTGTCTGCCCGTCGTATCACGAGCAATGGCCCTGAAACTGGTTTCCAGACTGGCCTGTGAGGTACGTGCAGGGTAGGCCGCCCAGAATGGGCTATTCGCACGAGAAAAGTATATTGCCTCTCGATTACGGAGAATTAGAGTGTTGAGTTTCTATGACGAGCATTTTCCTTATCCATACACACGGAGCGGCGGGAGACATCTGGTATAGTCAATCTCCGCTACTCTTCTACAAAGCCACATCTCACTTAATTTACAACACCGTGACTGCCCAAAATCCTTCCAAATGCATCCACGAGCATGTAGTCGGTACATGCCAGAAGTCTCACTAGGCAgccgtcttgccgcccaGAGGAGAGACGCTGACCTGTTGGCCAGCGAAGAACCTCTTAGATTCAAGACACCTCTCACTCGTACATCCTGGGCAGCGTAGACCCATCTGCTGAGAGCAGGCCACTCCGGTCTCGAGATGCGCTTTCGCGATGTCGGCTAGGGCATTGATGAAGACGGGGCTGCCGTTGAGGCTCTCAACCCGCTTCACTGTGTCCGTGTGCCCGCTCTCGCCGATGACCTCCTCGTCCAACTCGTACAGAGTCTCAATGTGATCAGACGTGAAAGCGATGGGGATGAGAACGAGGTCCTTCTGGCCCTTGGCCGTGTACTCTTCCACAGTGGTTGCCGTCTGCGGCCCGAGCCACGCAGATGGCCCCACTTGCGACTGCCAGCACAGGCGGTATGGATTGGAGAACTTAAGGCGCTGCATCACGGCGTACACGGTGGCGGCAACTTCAGCTGGATACGGATCACCTGTGGGGTTGTGAGTGAGGAAACTGCGCAGGGCGGGTAGGGTGACGAACCTCGGTTGACCACAGACATGGGCAGGCTGTGCGCTGAGAACAGCAGCACGACGTCTTTACGTCTCTCTTCCGGGTATTCCGCCAGCTTAGCCTCGACGTTCTGCGCAAACGCCTCAACTAGGCCATGATGAACGGGCCATCTGTCGATGACGCTCCACGTGATACTCCCGTTCCCGTTGTCCGAGGCAGACTTGCCTTCGAGCCTATGGCGCCACTTCCATAACTCATTCAGgctgctgcccgtcgtcgagcacgaaTACTGAGGATACTGCGTGAAGGCGACGGCTCGACCGCCTCTTCCGTTGCCAAAACCGTCCTCCAGAAGTTTCGTGTACATCTCCTCCGTCAAAGGATTTGCGTACCGGAATGCGACATAGGGCTTGTGCGGCGCAGTCTCTGGGGAGATCTTGTCGAGTATCTTGCACATCTCGGCGTTTTGGTATTCGGACCACTTTCGGATTGGAGACCCGCCACCAATGGCCGCGTACTGCTTCTGAATCTTCGGCGTTCGCCTTGCTGATATCAATGGCCCGAGGTATGACTGTAGTCGACCTAGGGGGATGAgatcgccgtcggcctgTAACGCAGACACGTTAGTAAGAGCTTCGGGGGAGCGCGGCTGCTGGTTCATACGAAAAGGCGACTCAGAAAGTCGCCAACCTCGCCAGTCGTCGATGGCCCGCCCATGTTGAGGAAAACCATGGCGGTAGGACCCTTGGAGCCGGTGGCGTCCTGCGTGACGGGAGGCGCGGGAGTCGCGAAACGCCTGCTGTGGGTTTCGGGCCGGGACAGGCTGAGACGTGACGACGTGCTACTTCTCAACGCATCGCGAGCCAAGCGCTGCGTCGGCGTTCTCAGCGCCATTGCGACTGCGACGTATTATTGAAGAAAGAAGCAATGCGGGCAAGGGGTAATATTCTGAAATTCAGTAGGGCGAGGGTAGAGCGGCCGGCTGGTTTAAAAGCGACGGATTTCCTTTCCGCGTGGTTGACGGAACTCCGAGGCGTCGGTaggcggcatgggcgtcaATGCTAAGCCGGCCCGTCGGGGCCATGATGCAATGAGATTCTTTGCTGAGCAGACATTCTGCCAGTTAGCAGAGTACGGCGGCATTCCGTTGAACTAGGTGGAATTTCGGAGTACTTTTCTAAGCGCCGTATCAACTGGCCAATGGCGAGGTGCGTAATCTTCGTCAGCGCCGCACGTGATGTCGCGACAGTTGGCGCGGGTCGTGGCTGCCTGGGGCGCGTTTGCCTGGAGCTGGGGCGGCGTGTGCTCCACCACCCTGGCTGCTTTACGCGCGGATGGCTTGTGATAACGAGCACAGCACCTCCTGACCATTATGTAGCTCTTTCACCATCAGAAATCAATCATCGACAATGGCCGACGGAAATTCAGACTGGAGGcgcgaggatgatgatgagggcgagCAGGAAATTGACGAAACTGTAAGCGCCATGACGGCAATGCAGGACCGTTTGATGAGCTGACCCGTTTACGCAGAGCTACAAGGCCCAGACGGATGCAATAATCCTCGCCATAGATGTCAGCGAGTCAATGCTGGAGTCACCTCCGGTTTCGGCTTCGAGGAAGGCCGACCGAGACAGCCCGTTGGAGGCGGCCCTGAAGGTCGCCTATCACCTCATGGAGCAGCGCATCATCTCCAATCCCAAGGACATGATGGGCATCCTGTTGTTTGGCACGGAGAAGACCAAGTTTCAGACGGACGGCAACGTTCGGGGAGGGCTAGGCTATCCAAACTGCTATCTGTTCATGGACCTCGATGTGCCCTCTGCAGACGAcgtcaaggcgctcaagTCTTTGGTCGAGGAGGGTGAGGATCAGGATGAGGTCCTCATACCTGCTGCAGAGGGAGCCTCAATGTCTAACGTACTGTTTTGCGCAAACCAAATATTCACAACCAAGGCGGCCAACTTTGGTAGCCGCCGCCTGTTCATCATCACGGACAACGACAACCCACACTCGTCTGACAAAGCGGCCGCATCGGCTGCCGCCGTACGGGCCAAAGACTTATACGATCTCGGTGTCACGATTGAACTCTTTCCGATAATCCGTGGGGACGTCACCTTTGATCTAGCCAAGTTCTACGATGTGAGCCTGGTCTTGCCCCCGCATTAAGGTATATCTCTGACAAGGCCTATAGGATATCGTCTACCGCGATGCCTTGGCTGAAGCGAACCTGGGCACCGTCTCTGTTTCCAAGTCTGGGGATGGGTTGAGCCTTCTTGGGTCACTAACATCTAACATAAACTCCAAACAGACACCCAAACGGGCATTATTCTCTAACCTTCCACTGGAGATTGCTCCAGGCCTGCGAATTTCGGTCAAAGGGTACAACGTTCTGCACCGCCAGACTCCGGCTCGGACATGTTACATTTGGCTCGATGGAGACAAACCACAGATTGCGGCCGGCGAGACCACTAGAATTGCTGAGGACACCACGCGGACGGTAGAGAAGAACGAGGTCAAGAAGGCGTACAAATTCGGCGGGGAATATGTCTATTTTTCACCCGAAGAGCAAAAGTCCCTGAGGGACTTTGGCCCGCCTGTGATCCGCATCATTGGCTTCAAACAGCGGCGCCTGCTTCCGTCCTGGGCTGGCGTGAAAAAGTCAACATTCATATACCCCAGCGAGGAAGACTACGTTGGTTCGACGCGTGTCTTTACAGCTTTGTGGCAGAAGCTTCTCAAAGACGACATGGTGGGCTTGGCATGGTGTGTGGTGCGGGCAAACGCACAACCAATGCTCGCGGCCATCGTGCCGTCCAGGGCACCAGTGGATGAGGGATCCGGGACGCCGTACTTGCCAGCCGGGCTCTGGCTATACCCACTCCCATTTGCGGATGACTTGCGGGATGTCAAGCCACCAGAGAGTGTGCAACGGAGCTCAGATGAGCTGCGGTCCAAGGCCAGGGTCGTTGTACAGCAGCTGCAACTGCCCAAGGGCCTCTATAACCCAGCCAAGTATCCCAACCCTGCACTGCAGTGGCATTACCAGATCCTCAAGGCCTTGGCTctggaggaagaggtgcCGGACGAGCCAGAAGATGCAACAAAGCCCAAGGGCAAGACAATGAGCAAGCGAGCAGGCGGCTATATGCAAGAATGgcacgagctgctggaggaagaggtgaagacggtggcgtcgacgaAGGCACTTAAGCGACAGGCTGGGGATGAGGGTGAGGCGGAGCGGCCGGCAAAGCAGAGGAAGACGGCTTCGGAGAAGCCCAAtgcgtcgtcgatgacgacgtcaCAACTCAAGGCGGTGGTGCAGAGTCAAGGGATCGTGAAGATGACGGTGGCACAGCTGCGGGACGTGGCCGGCGCCAAGGGGCTGAGCACGAGCGGCAAGAAGATGGATCTCGTTGAAAGGATAGAGCAGTGGGTGGAGGAGAACACATAGGGCGCGGGAACGGGCAGGGTTGGCTATACAAGACAAGGGCTAGGCAGGAGGCGAACACAGATATtagtgtggtggtggtgatgccgccTGTGCCGTTTGCTTTGAAACGGCTGTAATACTAAAGTGGcagggcgccggccggccggctgaGACGTGGCAGCTGGCAGGCTCCAAACGTCTGCGTCTGCTTTCCTTGTAACTACCTTGGTGCTTCTCGCAGCGGTGTTGTaagctcctccttcttcaaGCTCCTTC is part of the Purpureocillium takamizusanense chromosome 7, complete sequence genome and encodes:
- the HEM15 gene encoding ferrochelatase hem15, variant 2 (COG:H~EggNog:ENOG503NUJ0) — encoded protein: MNQQPRSPEALTNVSALQADGDLIPLGRLQSYLGPLISARRTPKIQKQYAAIGGGSPIRKWSEYQNAEMCKILDKISPETAPHKPYVAFRYANPLTEEMYTKLLEDGFGNGRGGRAVAFTQYPQYSCSTTGSSLNELWKWRHRLEGKSASDNGNGSITWSVIDRWPVHHGLVEAFAQNVEAKLAEYPEERRKDVVLLFSAHSLPMSVVNRGDPYPAEVAATVYAVMQRLKFSNPYRLCWQSQVGPSAWLGPQTATTVEEYTAKGQKDLVLIPIAFTSDHIETLYELDEEVIGESGHTDTVKRVESLNGSPVFINALADIAKAHLETGVACSQQMGLRCPGCTSERCLESKRFFAGQQVSVSPLGGKTAA
- the HEM15 gene encoding ferrochelatase hem15 (COG:H~EggNog:ENOG503NUJ0~BUSCO:EOG09262BHE) codes for the protein MALRTPTQRLARDALRSSTSSRLSLSRPETHSRRFATPAPPVTQDATGSKGPTAMVFLNMGGPSTTGEVGDFLSRLFADGDLIPLGRLQSYLGPLISARRTPKIQKQYAAIGGGSPIRKWSEYQNAEMCKILDKISPETAPHKPYVAFRYANPLTEEMYTKLLEDGFGNGRGGRAVAFTQYPQYSCSTTGSSLNELWKWRHRLEGKSASDNGNGSITWSVIDRWPVHHGLVEAFAQNVEAKLAEYPEERRKDVVLLFSAHSLPMSVVNRGDPYPAEVAATVYAVMQRLKFSNPYRLCWQSQVGPSAWLGPQTATTVEEYTAKGQKDLVLIPIAFTSDHIETLYELDEEVIGESGHTDTVKRVESLNGSPVFINALADIAKAHLETGVACSQQMGLRCPGCTSERCLESKRFFAGQQVSVSPLGGKTAA
- the KU70 gene encoding ATP-dependent DNA helicase II subunit 1 (EggNog:ENOG503NW54~BUSCO:EOG092617RY~COG:L), giving the protein MADGNSDWRREDDDEGEQEIDETSYKAQTDAIILAIDVSESMLESPPVSASRKADRDSPLEAALKVAYHLMEQRIISNPKDMMGILLFGTEKTKFQTDGNVRGGLGYPNCYLFMDLDVPSADDVKALKSLVEEGEDQDEVLIPAAEGASMSNVLFCANQIFTTKAANFGSRRLFIITDNDNPHSSDKAAASAAAVRAKDLYDLGVTIELFPIIRGDVTFDLAKFYDDIVYRDALAEANLGTVSVSKSGDGLSLLGSLTSNINSKQTPKRALFSNLPLEIAPGLRISVKGYNVLHRQTPARTCYIWLDGDKPQIAAGETTRIAEDTTRTVEKNEVKKAYKFGGEYVYFSPEEQKSLRDFGPPVIRIIGFKQRRLLPSWAGVKKSTFIYPSEEDYVGSTRVFTALWQKLLKDDMVGLAWCVVRANAQPMLAAIVPSRAPVDEGSGTPYLPAGLWLYPLPFADDLRDVKPPESVQRSSDELRSKARVVVQQLQLPKGLYNPAKYPNPALQWHYQILKALALEEEVPDEPEDATKPKGKTMSKRAGGYMQEWHELLEEEVKTVASTKALKRQAGDEGEAERPAKQRKTASEKPNASSMTTSQLKAVVQSQGIVKMTVAQLRDVAGAKGLSTSGKKMDLVERIEQWVEENT